Proteins found in one Fimbriimonadaceae bacterium genomic segment:
- the metF gene encoding methylenetetrahydrofolate reductase [NAD(P)H], with protein sequence MRVDEMVAQGKPLFSFEFFPPKTPAGDRALFHNLAALKELGPAFVSVTCGAGGSTKGQTVELARRIHDEVGLEAVVHMTCLGVPRDDLVASVRQVKAAGLHNILALRGDGPASDEAACHADELVALVRDVYPEACVLGACYPEGHLEAASKQDDLTHLKRKVDAGVDVLVSQLFFDNRHYFEFVGRARTIGVGVPVLPGIMPIQNADQVRRFTTMCGATVPRDLQGLLDQYKVSDAATFYIGVAHAVSQSKELLASGAPGVHFYTLNKSPATRLVVEALRRELA encoded by the coding sequence ATGCGCGTCGACGAAATGGTGGCCCAAGGCAAGCCGCTGTTTTCGTTCGAGTTCTTCCCCCCCAAGACCCCCGCGGGTGACCGGGCGCTCTTCCACAACCTTGCCGCGCTCAAGGAGCTTGGGCCCGCTTTTGTCTCGGTGACGTGCGGGGCGGGCGGCAGCACAAAGGGCCAGACGGTCGAGTTGGCCCGGCGGATCCATGACGAGGTGGGATTGGAGGCCGTCGTCCACATGACGTGCCTGGGGGTCCCGCGTGACGACTTGGTCGCCTCGGTCCGCCAGGTCAAGGCGGCGGGACTGCACAACATCTTGGCCCTGCGTGGGGACGGGCCGGCGTCTGATGAGGCCGCCTGTCACGCCGACGAACTTGTCGCCCTCGTCCGAGACGTGTATCCCGAGGCTTGCGTCCTGGGGGCGTGTTACCCGGAAGGACACCTTGAAGCAGCGTCGAAACAGGACGACCTCACCCACCTAAAACGGAAGGTGGACGCCGGGGTCGACGTCCTGGTCTCCCAGTTGTTCTTTGACAACCGGCACTACTTTGAGTTTGTCGGACGGGCCCGGACGATCGGGGTCGGCGTGCCGGTTCTGCCTGGCATCATGCCGATCCAGAACGCCGACCAGGTGCGACGGTTCACGACGATGTGCGGGGCGACCGTCCCCCGCGACCTTCAGGGCCTCCTTGACCAGTACAAGGTTTCAGACGCGGCGACGTTCTACATCGGTGTCGCCCACGCGGTGTCGCAGAGTAAGGAGTTGCTCGCTTCCGGGGCCCCCGGCGTGCATTTCTACACCCTGAACAAGTCTCCGGCGACGCGGTTGGTCGTCGAGGCGCTGCGACGCGAACTCGCCTAG
- a CDS encoding M48 family metalloprotease, whose translation MRHAFAALLLVAPLCVALAQSPAVPAPQDDKKAAQAEAKHKKDIEADISQGKEYSAEVDKELKPSKDEAMNARLQRVGGVLAEIARTHQVQVLFGDPRMNVFPYSFKLVQGDDVNAFSIPGGYIYVYEGLMKFVESDDELAGVLAHEISHAAFRHLATIRKKSNPLQLAQLPLLIVAAAAKSSEAMSALMAVQLLNQSYQSGWSVEAETAADYGALQYLKYSPYNPVGELTFMERLAHKDSLGPRVEWGIFQTHPVTEQRARFLMTKLKEAGVEIKRSQVSSTYAARAVQRPDSSVEVWFGKNEIHTFRGGQAASRAQEAVVRINTFMDAVPSMGDAYVQDTIAVRGGDRVLFLVEDDDVKDQGITAGEEAKLSLSRLRKVIYDLGNRLFLITRGGGGRP comes from the coding sequence ATGCGCCACGCCTTCGCCGCCTTGCTTTTGGTGGCGCCACTGTGCGTGGCGTTGGCCCAGAGCCCTGCCGTCCCCGCCCCCCAGGACGACAAGAAGGCGGCCCAGGCTGAAGCGAAGCATAAGAAAGACATCGAAGCCGACATCTCCCAAGGCAAAGAGTATTCCGCCGAGGTCGACAAGGAACTCAAGCCAAGTAAGGACGAGGCGATGAACGCGAGGCTCCAGCGCGTCGGGGGTGTCTTGGCCGAGATCGCCCGCACCCACCAAGTGCAGGTCCTCTTCGGCGACCCGAGGATGAACGTGTTCCCCTACTCGTTCAAGCTCGTCCAGGGCGACGACGTCAACGCCTTCTCGATCCCGGGCGGCTACATCTATGTGTACGAGGGGCTCATGAAGTTCGTCGAGTCTGACGACGAACTTGCCGGTGTCCTGGCCCATGAGATATCCCACGCCGCATTCCGGCATTTGGCCACGATCCGCAAGAAGAGCAACCCGTTGCAACTGGCCCAGCTACCCTTGCTCATCGTCGCGGCGGCGGCAAAGAGTTCGGAAGCGATGAGCGCCTTGATGGCGGTCCAACTCCTTAACCAGTCGTACCAGAGCGGCTGGTCGGTCGAGGCCGAGACCGCGGCAGACTACGGGGCCCTTCAGTATCTCAAGTACAGTCCGTACAACCCCGTCGGCGAACTGACCTTCATGGAACGGCTCGCCCACAAGGACAGTCTGGGCCCCCGGGTCGAGTGGGGCATCTTCCAGACCCACCCCGTGACCGAACAACGCGCCCGGTTTCTCATGACCAAGCTCAAAGAAGCGGGGGTGGAGATCAAGCGGAGCCAGGTTTCCTCGACCTATGCGGCCCGGGCCGTCCAGCGCCCCGACTCCTCGGTGGAAGTGTGGTTCGGCAAGAACGAGATCCATACGTTCAGGGGTGGCCAGGCCGCCTCGCGCGCCCAAGAGGCGGTCGTCCGCATCAACACGTTCATGGACGCCGTCCCGAGCATGGGCGACGCCTACGTCCAAGACACCATTGCGGTCCGTGGCGGAGACCGGGTGCTCTTCCTTGTCGAAGACGACGACGTGAAGGACCAAGGGATCACGGCGGGTGAGGAAGCGAAGCTCAGCCTCTCGCGCTTGCGCAAGGTCATCTATGACCTTGGCAACCGCCTTTTCCTCATCACGCGCGGGGGCGGCGGCAGGCCGTGA